One Homo sapiens chromosome 3, GRCh38.p14 Primary Assembly genomic window carries:
- the MOBP gene encoding myelin-associated oligodendrocyte basic protein isoform a (isoform a is encoded by transcript variant 1), producing MSQKPAKEGPRLSKNQKYSEHFSIHCCPPFTFLNSKKEIVDRKYSICKSGCFYQKKEEDWICCACQKTSSCQRRLSSRGEPWLPPPASFGPLRTSRRAKSPQRPKQQPAAPPAVVRAPAKPRSPPRSERQPRSPPRSERQPRSPPRSERQPRSPPRSERQPRPRPEVRPPPAKQRPPQKSKQQPRSSPLRGPGASRGGSPVKASRF from the exons ATGAGTCAGAAACCGGCCAAGGAGGGTCCCAGACTCTCCAAAAACCAGAAGTACTCCGAACACTTCAGCATACACTGCTGCCCGCCGTTCACCTTCCTCAATTCCAAGAAGGAGATAGTGGATCGGAAATACAGCATCTGTAAGAGCGGCTGCTTCTaccagaagaaagaggaggactGGATCTGCTGCGCCTGCCAGAAGACCAG CTCCTGCCAGCGTCGCTTAAGCAGCAGAGGAGAGCCCTGGCTCCCGCCTCCAGCTTCTTTTGGCCCTCTCAGAACCAGCCGCCGTGCCAAGTCCCCTCAGAGGCCCAAGCAACAGCCAGCTGCGCCCCCCGCGGTGGTCAGAGCGCCAGCCAAGCCACGGTCCCCTCCGAGGTCTGAGCGTCAGCCACGGTCCCCTCCGAGGTCTGAGCGTCAGCCACGGTCCCCTCCGAGGTCTGAGCGTCAGCCACGGTCCCCTCCGAGGTCTGAGCGTCAGCCACGTCCCCGCCCAGAGGTCCGACCACCGCCAGCCAAGCAGCGTCCCCCTCAGAAGTCCAAGCAACAGCCGCGCAGCAGCCCCCTCAGAGGGCCAGGCGCCAGCCGTGGGGGGTCCCCCGTCAAAGCTTCTAGGTTCTG
- the MOBP gene encoding myelin-associated oligodendrocyte basic protein isoform b (isoform b is encoded by transcript variant 8): protein MSQKPAKEGPRLSKNQKYSEHFSIHCCPPFTFLNSKKEIVDRKYSICKSGCFYQKKEEDWICCACQKTRTSRRAKSPQRPKQQPAAPPAVVRAPAKPRSPPRSERQPRSPPRSERQPRSPPRSERQPRSPPRSERQPRPRPEVRPPPAKQRPPQKSKQQPRSSPLRGPGASRGGSPVKASRFW, encoded by the exons ATGAGTCAGAAACCGGCCAAGGAGGGTCCCAGACTCTCCAAAAACCAGAAGTACTCCGAACACTTCAGCATACACTGCTGCCCGCCGTTCACCTTCCTCAATTCCAAGAAGGAGATAGTGGATCGGAAATACAGCATCTGTAAGAGCGGCTGCTTCTaccagaagaaagaggaggactGGATCTGCTGCGCCTGCCAGAAGACCAG AACCAGCCGCCGTGCCAAGTCCCCTCAGAGGCCCAAGCAACAGCCAGCTGCGCCCCCCGCGGTGGTCAGAGCGCCAGCCAAGCCACGGTCCCCTCCGAGGTCTGAGCGTCAGCCACGGTCCCCTCCGAGGTCTGAGCGTCAGCCACGGTCCCCTCCGAGGTCTGAGCGTCAGCCACGGTCCCCTCCGAGGTCTGAGCGTCAGCCACGTCCCCGCCCAGAGGTCCGACCACCGCCAGCCAAGCAGCGTCCCCCTCAGAAGTCCAAGCAACAGCCGCGCAGCAGCCCCCTCAGAGGGCCAGGCGCCAGCCGTGGGGGGTCCCCCGTCAAAGCTTCTAGGTTCTGGTAA